From a single Rosa rugosa chromosome 7, drRosRugo1.1, whole genome shotgun sequence genomic region:
- the LOC133723828 gene encoding protein DETOXIFICATION 42-like, whose amino-acid sequence MAIYTLLNCCKNMGKMPLLVFFKDTRNVFKADELGVEIIHIALPTLLALVADPAASLIDTAFVGHIGPVELAAVGISIAVFNQVSKIAIFPLVSITTSFVAEEDTTEPLSTKEQVYEEFENATSVNKEMEVLKPLVDSTPSSITNDSTEMVKLEHVRRRIPSASSALVIGSVLGVIQTLFLIFAANPILNYMGVDSNSPMLRPARQYLTLRALGAPAVLLSLAMQGVFRGFKDTKTPLYATIVGDTVNIILDPILMFVLHMGITGAAIAHVISQYLISLILLWRLNKQVDLLTPGIKDLRIGQFLKNGGMLLVRVIAATFCVTLAASLAARQGSTSMAAFQVCLQIWLAASLLADGLAVAGQAILASAFARKDHSKVVATASRVLQMALVLGIVLSVILTVVLKFASRLFTDDINVLHLISLGIPFIALTQPVNALAFVFDGVNYGASDFAYSAYSMVLVALVSILCLFLLSSSHGFVGIWVALTIFMSLRTVVGFWRIGTGTGPWSFLRE is encoded by the exons ATGGCTATATATACCCTCCTCAATTGTTGCAAGAATATGGGCAAGATGCCCCTCCTTGTGTTCTTCAAAGACACAAG GAATGTTTTCAAAGCTGATGAGCTAGGCGTGGAGATAATACATATTGCACTTCCTACGCTACTAGCGTTAGTAGCAGATCCTGCTGCTTCTCTAATTGACACAGCATTTGTTGGCCATATAG GTCCAGTGGAGCTCGCAGCTGTGGGAATTTCTATTGCTGTTTTCAATCAAGTATCAAAAATAGCAATTTTCCCACTTGTCAGTATTACAACCTCTTTTGTTGCTGAAGAAGATACTACGGAACCATTAAGTACTAAGGAACAAGTATATGAAGAATTTGAAAATGCTACTTCTGTCAACAAGGAAATGGAAGTACTCAAACCACTTGTTG ACTCTACACCATCATCCATTACCAATGATAGTACAGAAATGGTCAAACTTGAGCATGTCAGAAGGCGTATTCCGTCTGCTTCATCAGCATTGGTTATTGGCAGCGTCCTGGGGGTTATTCAAACTCTATTCCTAATTTTTGCTGCAAACCCCATCCTAAATTACATGGGGGTAGATTCT AATTCTCCCATGTTAAGACCAGCGAGACAATACCTGACACTAAGGGCCCTTGGTGCTCCTGCAGTTCTTCTCTCTTTGGCCATGCAAGGGGTTTTCCGTGGTTTTAAGGATACGAAAACTCCTTTATATGCTACAA TTGTGGGAGATACAGTAAACATCATTTTGGACCCAATATTAATGTTTGTACTCCATATGGGCATTACCGGTGCAGCCATTGCCCATGTTATCTCTCA GTATTTAATCTCCCTGATACTGTTATGGAGATTAAACAAACAAGTTGATCTCCTAACCCCAGGCATCAAAGATCTACGAATTGGCCAGTTTCTGAAAAATG GGGGTATGTTATTGGTGAGAGTTATAGCTGCAACATTCTGTGTCACCCTGGCAGCATCATTAGCTGCAAGGCAGGGATCAACATCAATGGCAGCATTTCAAGTTTGCTTGCAGATTTGGCTTGCAGCCTCTTTGCTTGCGGATGGGTTAGCTGTGGCTGGACAA GCAATCCTTGCAAGTGCATTTGCGAGGAAGGATCACAGCAAGGTCGTTGCCACAGCTTCACGTGTATTGCAG ATGGCTTTGGTTCTAGGGATAGTGCTCTCAGTCATCCTTACAGTTGTACTAAAGTTCGCGTCAAGATTATTTACCGATGATATCAATGTTTTGCACCTTATAAGTTTAGGCATTCCG TTTATTGCATTGACTCAGCCCGTTAATGCTCTGGCATTTGTTTTTGATGGAGTAAATTATGGAGCATCAGATTTTGCATATTCTGCCTACTCAATG GTGTTGGTGGCTTTAGTGAGCATATTGTGCCTGTTTCTATTATCATCAAGCCATGGCTTTGTTGGTATCTGGGTTGCTTTAACAATCTTCATGAGTTTGCGCACAGTGGTTGGATTTTGGAG GATAGGGACTGGAACTGGACCATGGAGCTTTCTGAGGGAGTAA